From Heliomicrobium modesticaldum Ice1, a single genomic window includes:
- a CDS encoding TetR/AcrR family transcriptional regulator, translating to MTDLCGSERRDMFKAAAMELACQYGYEGATIKRIAQKCGVTVGTIYHYFENKEELFREALRERTFTTVLKKLIGEIEEKPIDEGLFQVATGFVGFLRERRNLISILVSEGLHNGEFGSLFADIVRQNTELMKSYFDRKIAAGELAPIDSRIAVQMFFGHFFTAYLHKERMQMEHLPPLDEAFVRGSIALLLHSWRQP from the coding sequence TTGACGGACCTTTGCGGTTCCGAACGGCGTGACATGTTTAAGGCGGCGGCCATGGAGCTTGCCTGCCAGTACGGGTATGAAGGCGCTACCATCAAGCGCATCGCCCAGAAATGCGGCGTCACCGTCGGCACCATCTATCACTACTTTGAGAACAAGGAAGAACTCTTTCGTGAAGCCTTGCGGGAACGGACCTTCACGACGGTCCTGAAAAAATTGATCGGTGAGATTGAAGAGAAACCGATCGACGAAGGTCTGTTTCAGGTAGCGACGGGTTTTGTCGGCTTTTTGCGGGAACGGCGGAACCTGATCTCCATTCTCGTCAGTGAGGGATTGCACAACGGCGAATTCGGCAGTCTTTTCGCGGACATCGTCCGGCAGAACACGGAATTGATGAAATCCTATTTCGACCGCAAGATCGCTGCCGGCGAACTGGCGCCCATCGATTCCCGCATCGCTGTGCAGATGTTTTTTGGACACTTCTTTACGGCCTATCTGCACAAGGAACGGATGCAAATGGAACACCTGCCTCCGCTGGACGAGGCCTTCGTTCGCGGCAGCATCGCCTTGCTCTTGCATAGTTGGAGACAGCCATAG
- a CDS encoding DUF362 domain-containing protein produces the protein MTEKGKAVAITACRSYEPGEIEAAVGRLLERLGGLAVTIRPGMRVALKPNLVMGKDPAAAVTTHPALVEAVAKTVIALGATPFIVDSPGGPSANAAGLRMVYKKTGMAAVAERLGIEVSYDTAEVEVPLTERSPLRKVSILKVLYEADAIINLPKIKTHAQTGYTGAVKNLYGAIPGMRKAEYHFRVQERKPFGELLVELNLALRPVLTVMDGVIGMEGDGPTAGEPKPFGYLLAARCPFTLDHYALSLIAVKDIEMDRVAQARGLVGPLLLLDDGETIEPVPFRPASHRRVNFVENHLPPFLARPISRSLRPLPAFDRDKCIGCRICLQSCPADALRMERIPQLDKDKCIGCLCCQEMCPERAVEVRQTGLSRLLFGSRR, from the coding sequence TTGACCGAAAAAGGAAAAGCAGTGGCGATCACGGCCTGTCGGAGTTATGAACCGGGCGAGATAGAGGCCGCTGTCGGACGCCTGTTGGAGCGTCTGGGCGGCTTAGCCGTCACGATCCGCCCGGGCATGCGGGTCGCCCTTAAACCCAATCTCGTGATGGGAAAAGACCCGGCTGCCGCCGTGACGACCCACCCGGCGCTGGTAGAAGCTGTTGCCAAGACGGTCATCGCCTTGGGGGCGACGCCTTTCATCGTCGACAGCCCCGGCGGCCCCTCGGCCAACGCCGCCGGATTGAGGATGGTCTATAAAAAGACGGGCATGGCCGCCGTGGCCGAGCGGTTAGGCATCGAGGTTAGCTATGACACGGCTGAAGTGGAAGTTCCCCTCACGGAGCGAAGCCCGCTGCGCAAGGTGTCCATCCTCAAGGTGCTCTACGAAGCCGACGCCATCATCAACCTGCCTAAGATCAAGACCCATGCCCAGACGGGTTACACGGGGGCGGTCAAAAACCTCTACGGCGCCATCCCGGGGATGCGCAAGGCTGAATACCATTTCCGGGTGCAGGAGCGAAAGCCTTTTGGCGAGTTGCTCGTGGAGCTCAACCTGGCACTCCGTCCGGTGCTGACGGTGATGGACGGCGTTATCGGCATGGAGGGAGACGGGCCGACGGCGGGGGAACCGAAACCATTCGGGTATCTGTTGGCCGCCCGCTGCCCCTTCACGCTGGATCACTACGCCTTGTCCCTGATCGCCGTCAAGGACATCGAGATGGACCGCGTCGCCCAGGCGCGGGGGCTTGTCGGCCCGCTGCTCCTGTTGGACGATGGTGAAACGATTGAGCCTGTTCCTTTCCGCCCGGCCTCGCACCGCCGGGTCAACTTCGTCGAAAACCATCTGCCGCCCTTCTTGGCCAGACCTATCTCACGTTCGCTACGGCCCTTGCCCGCCTTCGACCGTGATAAGTGTATCGGTTGCCGCATCTGCCTGCAGAGTTGTCCCGCTGACGCGCTGCGAATGGAGAGAATCCCCCAGCTGGATAAGGACAAGTGCATCGGTTGCCTCTGCTGCCAAGAGATGTGCCCTGAGCGGGCTGTCGAGGTGCGCCAGACGGGACTTAGCCGGTTGCTCTTCGGCTCTCGCCGCTGA
- a CDS encoding TMEM165/GDT1 family protein, whose product MEAFWASTIFVVLAEMGDKTQLLGMAFATRYKAATVLAGVFVATLLNHFLAVALGDYLTAFVPMETVQLAAAISFIFFGLWTIRGDELEGEDEKEYFGPFLTVTIAFFIAEMGDKTQLASVALAAKYHNLIPVWMGTTTGMMISNVIGILIGVVLGKKIPERIVKYASAAIFILFGYAGIIATVFDPATRYGVLAVVTVLTGIAVYMLTREEKKPSRSE is encoded by the coding sequence ATGGAAGCATTCTGGGCATCCACCATCTTTGTTGTGCTGGCGGAAATGGGGGACAAGACACAATTGCTGGGCATGGCCTTTGCCACCCGCTACAAGGCGGCGACAGTCCTGGCCGGTGTCTTCGTGGCTACGCTGCTCAACCATTTCCTGGCGGTGGCGCTGGGCGATTACCTGACCGCCTTCGTTCCGATGGAGACGGTTCAACTGGCGGCGGCCATTTCCTTTATCTTCTTCGGTCTCTGGACGATCCGCGGCGATGAGTTGGAGGGGGAGGACGAGAAGGAGTACTTTGGCCCTTTCTTAACGGTGACGATCGCCTTTTTTATCGCAGAGATGGGGGACAAGACCCAATTGGCCAGCGTCGCCCTGGCGGCCAAGTATCACAACCTGATCCCCGTCTGGATGGGCACGACGACAGGGATGATGATCTCGAATGTGATCGGCATCCTCATCGGTGTCGTCCTCGGCAAAAAGATCCCCGAACGGATCGTCAAATACGCTTCGGCGGCGATTTTTATCCTCTTCGGTTACGCCGGCATCATCGCCACCGTTTTCGATCCGGCGACGCGCTACGGGGTGCTGGCGGTGGTCACTGTGCTCACGGGGATCGCTGTATACATGCTGACAAGGGAGGAAAAGAAACCTAGCCGTTCGGAGTGA